The segment AAGCCTCAGCCTTTGGCTGTGGACCTGGAACTGACTTGCCAGACTGAACCGGCTACCGCGTCGGACGACATCCAGCACACAGTCGACTATGCGCAGGTCACCAATCGGATTATCGAGCTCGCCGCGACGCAGGACTTCTCGCTGCTGGAAACCTTCGCAGAACGAATCCTCTCCATGCTCTTTGCAGAATTTCCCGTCGATCGCGCCAAGATCTGGCTGCGGAAGCTGTCGCCGCCGCTGAAGCCCGTCACCAGGTCGGTGGGAGTGCAACTCGAACGGTCGCGTCTGGCTCACCAGATTCAAGGTGGAGAACCAACCCCTGCCCGCTTTCTGACTCAGCAACTCCACCGACTGCCGAAGGGCAAGGCGCTCGACCTCGCATCGGGCTCCGGACGCAATGCCCTCTATCTCGCCTCGCAGGGCTTTCAGGTCGAGGCCATCGACCGGGATGAACAGGCCCTGGCAGAGCTTGCAGCCACGGCAAAGCAGCGGAACCTTCCGAACCTCCACGTCCACACAGTAGATCTCGAACGAATAACCACTGAGTGGCCGGAGTTGCCGAAGCAGACCTACGATGTGATCGTGGTGTTCTTCTATCTCCATCGCCCGCTCTTTCCCGCCCTCATCGAATCGCTGAAACCGAATGGGGCCTTGCTCTACGAAACCTTCACCATCGACAATCATCTGCGGCACAAACATCCGCGCCGATCTGAATTTTGCCTCGCGCACAACGAATTGCTCCGGCTCACCTCCGGTCTCCGCGTCCTGTCCTACGACGAAGGCGAACATGATGGCAGCCAGGGACCAAGCTCGGTCTTCACGGCGCAACTCGTCGCCCAGCGAGTAGGCCCCGGCGACCTGCCAGAGGCATCGGCATGAGCCGCATCGATCTCCACCTCCATACGACCCACTCGGATGGAAGCTTCTCGGCGTCTGAAGTGGTCCGGCTCGCCCACCAGGCGAAGGTGACCACGCTGGCCATCACGGACCATGACATCGTGTCCGGCATTCCCGAAGCCATCGCGACTGGAGCGGAGTTGGGCATTGAAATCATTCCCGGCGTGGAGATCAGCTCCCGCGTAGGCGAGAACGAGCTCCATATGCTGGGTTATTTCTTAAACTGGCAGGATCCAGAGCTGAGCCAACGGCTGGCCACCTTGCGCGAAAGCCGGCATAGCCGCAATCCGCAGATCATCGAACGGCTGCGCGCATTGGGGCTGGACGTGACCTATGACGAAGTGAAGGCGCTGGCCGGGACGGACGCGGTCGGCCGTCCGCATATTGCGCGGCTCTTGATGGAGAAGAACTATGTCACGTCCGCCAAAGATGCCTTCGATCGGTACCTGGCGAACGGGCGCCCGGCCTATGTCGCGCGGGAACTGCCCCCGCCGGCAGATGCCATTGCCTGGATCAAGGCCGCAGGCGGCGTAGCGGTGTTGGCCCATCCAACCTGGGCCACATCGGTAGGAGAAGAACTGGAGCCACTCTTAGCGACCCTGAAAGCCGCGGGGCTCGGCGGCATCGAAGTCCATTACAGCACCCACACGAAACGGCAGACAGCGAAATATCTCGGCCTGGCCAAGAAGCTGGATTTGTTGATAACCGGCGGGAGCGACTTCCACGGCATCACCAAACCGGATATCGAAGTGGGAATTGGGCGAGGAGGCCTGAAGGTTTCCGAAAAGCTCTTAGACCCGCTCAGGAAAGCCGCTTCCATCCAGTAACCAACCCCCCTCACAACGAAGAAGCCCTCTTCCCTCTTGAGACACTTCACGGACGGGAAACGGCAGGCTGTGAACCGGCCACTATGCGGCGGGGAACGGCTCAGCCTTTTCCTGATGCCTGTTCAGCGCCGCCTCCCGCAAAAGATCAT is part of the Nitrospirota bacterium genome and harbors:
- the folB gene encoding dihydroneopterin aldolase produces the protein MAGTIIIERLEFQGRCGVTQEERRKPQPLAVDLELTCQTEPATASDDIQHTVDYAQVTNRIIELAATQDFSLLETFAERILSMLFAEFPVDRAKIWLRKLSPPLKPVTRSVGVQLERSRLAHQIQGGEPTPARFLTQQLHRLPKGKALDLASGSGRNALYLASQGFQVEAIDRDEQALAELAATAKQRNLPNLHVHTVDLERITTEWPELPKQTYDVIVVFFYLHRPLFPALIESLKPNGALLYETFTIDNHLRHKHPRRSEFCLAHNELLRLTSGLRVLSYDEGEHDGSQGPSSVFTAQLVAQRVGPGDLPEASA
- a CDS encoding PHP domain-containing protein codes for the protein MSRIDLHLHTTHSDGSFSASEVVRLAHQAKVTTLAITDHDIVSGIPEAIATGAELGIEIIPGVEISSRVGENELHMLGYFLNWQDPELSQRLATLRESRHSRNPQIIERLRALGLDVTYDEVKALAGTDAVGRPHIARLLMEKNYVTSAKDAFDRYLANGRPAYVARELPPPADAIAWIKAAGGVAVLAHPTWATSVGEELEPLLATLKAAGLGGIEVHYSTHTKRQTAKYLGLAKKLDLLITGGSDFHGITKPDIEVGIGRGGLKVSEKLLDPLRKAASIQ